A stretch of the Oncorhynchus gorbuscha isolate QuinsamMale2020 ecotype Even-year unplaced genomic scaffold, OgorEven_v1.0 Un_scaffold_4245, whole genome shotgun sequence genome encodes the following:
- the LOC124018178 gene encoding 3-hydroxyanthranilate 3,4-dioxygenase-like, which produces MCYHFLCYRCAYCIALRCIPASVCLDEVFRQPPFPMNTMDVMTPFHFRDWVDKQQPSLASGRPIDMFGAQFETETLLYGPGQTEACERETDVWIWQQEGSSHVTLDGQEFPLSTGDSLLIPGHSQYQWSRAEECFPVCCSEPREKACMTSDDPTLFCDTQGKRRVSKRDCMLFCYREHNYNPVINYVEE; this is translated from the exons atgtgttatcatTTCTTGTGCTATCGTTGTGCATACTGTATCGCACTGAGATGCATTCCTGCCTCTGTTTGTCTAGATGAGGTCTTCAGACAGCCTCCCTTCCCCATGAACACCATGGATGTGATGACCCCCTTCCACTTTAGAGACTGGGTGGACAAACAGCAACCCTCACTGGCCAGTGGACGCCCCATAGACATGTTTGGGGCCCAGTTTGAGACAGAG ACCCTTCTGTATGGGCCCGGGCAGACAGAGGCTTGTGAACGAGAAACTGATGTCTGGATATGGCAGCAG GAGGGATCCTCCCATGTGACTCTGGATGGCCAAGAGTTCCCTCTATCCACAGGAGACAGTCTACTCATTcctggacacagcca GTACCAATGGAGTCGGGCCGAGGAGTGTTTCCCTGTTTGTTGCTCAGAACCCAGAGAGAAAGCGTGCATGACCTCTGATGACCCCACTCTCTTCTGTGACACACAAGGAAAAAGGAGGGTCAGCAAAAGAGATTGTATGCTCTTTTGCTACAGAGAGCATAATTATAACCCTGTCATAAATTACGTTGAAGAATAA